The genomic DNA TCTGGCCAAGTAGTAATCCTCCCGGAAGTATCTCGCAGGACAACTAATAATAAGGGTGGGCCAAAAAAGAATCAATCGAATAAATACGTATAAATCCGGAAAAGGGCGAGGAGGTTTTTTGAGGTCCCAATTATACCAGTTCCACCACGAGCTTCGTGGAGTCAAGATTGTATGCAAGAGGTCGCCATCGAGGGTATTCTCTGTGGAGTACTGTCACTGAATGCCAAAATGACCGGAAAGGAGTGTGGAGATGTGGACAAACTTGTGGATAAGTGTGGATCACCGAATCGATAAAATTTGGACTGGGTCGACCAGGAGGATCTCGGGTCCGTTGAAACCCGGCGTGACCTTTCCCATGATCGTGAGGGTACTGCCGGCGTACTTCTCGAGCCGGTCGAATTGTCCGGTATCGCTCTCGTAGACGACCAGGGAGGCGTTGCCCTTATCGGAGCGGAGACAGACGCGCGTCTTCGATGAGGTCACGTCCCGGACCTTGAAGTTGACGGTTATGAAGCGCCCGGCCACCGATGGCAGTTCAGCCCAGATCTGGGCCGGCGTGAACAGCCTCCCCCGGGCTCTTCCCCAGAGTCCTTTTCCGGAGGAGCGGGCTCGGTTGAAAGCCTCCCTGAAGAGCCCCGTGTACCGCAGGTTCGGAGGGAAGGCGTAGGGAAGAGCGTAACCCTCGGCCACCAGCAGTTCGTTGGCCATGACGGCGCCTCCCTCGCCCGTCAGCCAGAGGTAGGCCAAGGTTCTCCCGTAACGGTCCCTCCTCTGCTGGTCGAATTCCAGCAGGACCCTCTTTCCCAGCACCAGCGACTCGTTGTATCGAGATGCCTCCCGCCCCAGT from Thermovirga sp. includes the following:
- a CDS encoding thermonuclease is translated as MKRLAALGACLLILFSPLPAWPGEALGGQVIRVTDGDTVTVATDDGKVEQVRYIGIDCPETHHPRRRVEELGREASRYNESLVLGKRVLLEFDQQRRDRYGRTLAYLWLTGEGGAVMANELLVAEGYALPYAFPPNLRYTGLFREAFNRARSSGKGLWGRARGRLFTPAQIWAELPSVAGRFITVNFKVRDVTSSKTRVCLRSDKGNASLVVYESDTGQFDRLEKYAGSTLTIMGKVTPGFNGPEILLVDPVQILSIR